One genomic region from Thalassotalea sp. PS06 encodes:
- a CDS encoding NAD(P)H-quinone oxidoreductase encodes MRYLAVDETQQLTFSETEQPVIDDDECLIQVLAIGINRADLLQKAGKYPAPKGESEILGIEVSGTLAQIGSHVENWQAGQSVYALVPGGGYAEFVKVKASHLMALPENKTPTQGAAIAETFLTAYQSLFAIANLQEGEKVLIHAGASGVGCAAIQLAKAKGCFVATTVGSDDKAQACKALGADIAINYKQQDFAAWAKENRYQFDVIVDVVAGEYVAKNINVAALDCRIVILAILGGRFSQDFDMAKMLGKRISLFASTLRNRSDDYKAELVGRFEQDFGKAIADGSLTPIIDSVYSWQQANQAHEKMANNANIGKLVLSVD; translated from the coding sequence ATGCGTTATTTAGCGGTCGATGAAACACAGCAACTTACTTTTTCAGAAACAGAGCAACCCGTTATCGATGACGATGAGTGTCTGATCCAGGTTCTGGCAATTGGCATAAATCGTGCGGATTTACTGCAAAAAGCTGGCAAATATCCAGCACCGAAAGGGGAGTCGGAGATTCTCGGGATTGAAGTATCTGGCACCTTGGCACAAATTGGAAGTCATGTTGAAAACTGGCAGGCAGGGCAATCGGTTTATGCATTGGTTCCGGGCGGCGGTTATGCCGAATTTGTGAAGGTGAAAGCGTCACATCTGATGGCGCTGCCCGAAAACAAAACCCCAACCCAAGGTGCTGCGATTGCGGAAACCTTTCTAACCGCCTATCAGAGCCTGTTCGCCATCGCCAACCTCCAAGAAGGTGAGAAAGTATTGATACATGCCGGCGCTTCAGGTGTGGGTTGTGCAGCGATTCAACTGGCTAAAGCGAAAGGTTGCTTTGTTGCAACCACCGTGGGCAGTGATGATAAAGCACAGGCGTGTAAAGCCCTTGGCGCGGATATCGCCATTAATTACAAACAACAGGATTTTGCTGCCTGGGCAAAGGAAAATCGTTATCAGTTTGATGTCATAGTTGATGTGGTGGCCGGCGAGTATGTCGCTAAAAACATCAATGTGGCAGCACTTGATTGTCGTATTGTTATTTTGGCAATTCTTGGCGGACGTTTTAGTCAGGACTTTGATATGGCGAAGATGCTTGGTAAGCGGATAAGTTTGTTTGCATCAACGCTGCGTAATCGCAGCGATGATTATAAAGCCGAGTTGGTAGGCCGGTTTGAGCAGGATTTTGGTAAGGCTATTGCCGATGGTTCATTAACGCCAATAATCGATAGCGTTTATTCCTGGCAGCAAGCAAATCAGGCCCATGAAAAAATGGCCAATAATGCCAATATCGGTAAGCTGGTACTTTCAGTCGATTAG
- a CDS encoding RNA polymerase factor sigma-32, producing the protein MTTDLTPVLQSTGSFEAYLSFVNRQPVVDEQQERALFEDYQQRNDLEAAQRLILSHLRLVAYIAQSYKGYGLPLDDLVQEGTIGLMKSVKKFNLDFGVRLSSFAVHYIKAEIQEYVIRNWRLVKATTTKAKRKLFFNLRKLKSSTHWLTYKEKNEIAEQLQVSEGDVADMEVQLSHSDFYLNSSVKGEGDEHVHSDIILEDKSEPFAAKLIQQDFNIKVFKQAKLLIEELDERSRDIIENRWLAKEKLTQKYFSEKYGVSQERIRQIEATALARIRKKLAMLNN; encoded by the coding sequence ATGACAACTGATCTAACACCTGTGCTACAAAGTACGGGCAGCTTCGAAGCGTATTTATCCTTTGTAAACCGTCAACCCGTCGTCGATGAACAGCAAGAAAGGGCATTGTTTGAAGACTACCAGCAACGAAATGATTTAGAGGCCGCACAAAGGCTTATCCTCTCACATTTAAGGCTTGTTGCTTATATTGCTCAAAGCTACAAAGGCTACGGACTACCTTTGGATGACCTGGTTCAAGAGGGCACCATAGGTTTGATGAAGTCGGTAAAAAAATTCAATTTAGACTTTGGCGTGAGGTTGTCTAGCTTTGCTGTGCATTACATTAAAGCAGAAATTCAAGAATATGTCATAAGGAACTGGCGTTTAGTAAAAGCGACCACAACTAAGGCAAAACGAAAGCTATTTTTTAACTTACGTAAACTAAAGTCGAGCACACATTGGTTAACTTACAAAGAAAAAAATGAAATTGCTGAGCAATTGCAAGTCTCTGAAGGCGATGTTGCTGACATGGAAGTGCAACTCTCACATTCAGACTTTTACCTCAATTCGTCAGTGAAAGGCGAAGGTGATGAACACGTACATTCAGATATCATTCTAGAAGATAAGTCCGAACCTTTTGCAGCAAAATTAATACAGCAAGATTTTAATATAAAAGTATTCAAGCAAGCCAAATTACTTATAGAAGAGCTAGATGAGCGCTCAAGGGATATTATTGAAAACAGATGGTTAGCAAAAGAAAAATTAACGCAAAAATATTTTTCTGAAAAATATGGCGTTTCCCAAGAACGAATTAGACAAATAGAAGCAACGGCGCTGGCAAGAATAAGGAAAAAATTAGCGATGCTGAATAATTGA
- a CDS encoding ATP-binding cassette domain-containing protein codes for MLDVRHLTRSYGSFITVDDVSFSIKKGEIIGLLGHNGAGKTTIMKIVSGYLEADDGDVSLDGISLGKNAELLQQHLGYLPESLPLYPDMTVAEHLDYAADLKGFNGKQKNSRNSIRGLGNLSLHKHVILNLFYIAYSEDIS; via the coding sequence ATGCTTGATGTGAGACATTTGACTCGCAGCTATGGCAGTTTTATCACTGTAGATGATGTGAGTTTTTCAATTAAAAAAGGCGAGATTATTGGTCTTTTAGGACATAACGGAGCGGGTAAAACCACCATTATGAAAATAGTCAGTGGCTATTTAGAAGCTGACGACGGAGACGTTTCCCTCGACGGCATTTCGCTTGGGAAAAATGCCGAATTACTGCAACAACACTTAGGCTATTTACCAGAAAGTCTGCCCCTTTATCCTGATATGACTGTTGCCGAGCATTTAGACTATGCTGCTGATTTAAAAGGGTTCAACGGAAAACAAAAAAATAGCAGAAATTCAATTCGTGGCTTAGGCAATTTAAGTCTACACAAGCACGTTATTTTGAACTTATTTTATATTGCTTATAGTGAGGATATATCATGA
- a CDS encoding Hsp20 family protein, with protein sequence MNSVDLTPLYRSSIGFDRLASLLDSALTSDATPSGYPPYNIEIIDDNRYAITLAVAGFSHDELDIQVEKGVLTVRGSQRSKDEREYLYHGIANRTFERKFNLADYVEVTHADLSNGLLTIDLVKEIPEAMKPKSIAINTKAQAIEHKADGEKVTKADKAA encoded by the coding sequence ATGAACTCAGTTGATTTAACCCCATTATACCGCAGTAGTATCGGTTTTGACCGTTTAGCGTCATTGCTTGATAGCGCATTAACATCGGATGCAACGCCAAGCGGTTACCCTCCTTACAATATCGAAATTATCGATGATAATCGTTATGCAATAACCCTTGCGGTAGCAGGCTTTTCACATGATGAGCTTGATATACAGGTTGAAAAAGGCGTACTTACGGTGCGTGGCAGTCAACGTAGTAAGGATGAACGTGAATATCTTTACCACGGTATTGCCAATCGAACCTTTGAGCGTAAATTCAACTTAGCTGATTATGTCGAAGTTACTCATGCTGATCTTTCCAACGGTCTATTAACCATAGATTTAGTGAAAGAGATCCCTGAGGCGATGAAACCAAAGTCAATTGCGATTAACACAAAAGCGCAAGCGATTGAACATAAAGCTGATGGTGAAAAAGTAACAAAGGCTGATAAAGCGGCTTAG
- the dbpA gene encoding ATP-dependent RNA helicase DbpA, giving the protein MPDNSCFSQLSLKPELMSNLATLGYEQMTPVQAKSLPQVLNGKDVIAQAKTGSGKTAAFGLGLLQNLRVKRFRIQAMVLCPTRELADQVAKEVRKLARGIHNIKVLTLCGGVPMGPQIGSLEHGAHIIVGTPGRILDHLERGRISLEELNTLVLDEADKMLDMGFQPAIDALVAAAPVSRQSLLFSATFPEQIQSVASKILKEPVMVKVDGSENHSSISQYFYRADNQQHKLEITKALLLERKPESCVIFCNTKQASFEVADYLADFGFSSLVLNGDLEQKQREQTLVRFANKSVSILVATDVAARGLDVDKLDAVINYDIAHDPDTHVHRAGRTGRAGEQGYACSLYLDRDAQKLISIEEYQNITITDSELPALNASQPVYKPTMVTLRIDGGKKQKVRPGDILGALTGKGGINGQAVGKINVFDFCAYVAVQKSVANDALKKLETGKLKGRTFRVWKVSQ; this is encoded by the coding sequence ATGCCCGATAACTCTTGTTTCTCACAGCTCTCCCTAAAGCCAGAATTAATGTCAAATTTAGCGACCCTGGGTTATGAGCAAATGACACCCGTTCAGGCAAAAAGTCTGCCTCAGGTGTTAAATGGCAAAGATGTCATCGCACAAGCGAAAACCGGTTCCGGAAAGACAGCGGCTTTCGGATTGGGGTTGCTGCAAAATTTGCGAGTGAAACGATTTCGTATTCAGGCAATGGTGTTATGCCCAACACGAGAACTTGCCGATCAAGTCGCTAAAGAAGTCAGAAAACTCGCCCGTGGCATTCACAACATTAAAGTATTGACCTTATGTGGCGGCGTACCCATGGGCCCACAAATTGGCTCTTTGGAGCATGGTGCTCATATTATCGTCGGAACACCGGGACGAATTTTAGATCACTTAGAAAGAGGCCGAATCAGTCTCGAGGAATTAAATACCCTGGTTCTGGATGAAGCAGATAAAATGCTTGATATGGGGTTTCAGCCCGCGATTGATGCATTGGTTGCAGCAGCGCCTGTTAGTCGTCAAAGTTTATTGTTCAGTGCTACGTTTCCCGAACAAATTCAGAGTGTTGCAAGTAAAATACTGAAAGAACCTGTGATGGTAAAAGTAGACGGCAGTGAAAATCACAGTTCAATAAGCCAATATTTCTACCGTGCGGATAATCAACAGCACAAGCTCGAAATAACCAAAGCTTTGTTACTCGAACGTAAGCCCGAGTCCTGCGTTATATTTTGCAATACTAAGCAAGCGAGCTTTGAAGTAGCGGATTACCTTGCTGATTTCGGCTTTTCCTCGCTGGTATTAAATGGAGATTTAGAACAAAAGCAGCGCGAACAAACTTTAGTCCGTTTTGCCAATAAAAGTGTTTCCATTTTAGTCGCCACCGATGTGGCTGCCCGCGGGTTGGACGTAGATAAGCTCGATGCGGTAATAAACTACGATATCGCTCATGATCCGGACACCCACGTACACCGTGCAGGACGAACTGGTCGTGCTGGTGAGCAAGGTTATGCGTGTAGCCTTTATTTAGACCGAGACGCACAGAAGCTAATCAGCATTGAAGAGTATCAAAATATCACCATAACGGATTCTGAATTACCAGCACTGAATGCATCGCAACCAGTCTATAAACCAACAATGGTAACGCTGAGAATTGACGGCGGGAAAAAACAAAAAGTTCGCCCTGGAGATATTTTAGGAGCGTTGACCGGCAAAGGTGGTATCAACGGACAAGCGGTAGGGAAAATCAATGTATTTGATTTTTGCGCCTATGTTGCGGTTCAAAAGTCTGTCGCCAACGATGCGTTAAAAAAGTTAGAAACAGGAAAACTCAAAGGCCGGACATTCAGAGTCTGGAAGGTTTCACAATAG
- a CDS encoding cold-shock protein has translation MSKTTGTVKWFNETKGFGFITPTDGSKDVFVHFRSIVSDGFKSLAEGQQVEFVVEQGQKGPQAANVTVI, from the coding sequence ATGTCTAAAACTACAGGTACTGTAAAGTGGTTCAACGAAACTAAAGGTTTTGGTTTTATTACACCAACTGATGGCAGCAAAGATGTGTTCGTACACTTTCGTTCAATCGTTTCCGATGGTTTCAAAAGCCTTGCGGAAGGTCAGCAGGTTGAATTTGTTGTAGAACAAGGTCAAAAAGGCCCACAAGCGGCTAACGTGACTGTTATCTAA
- a CDS encoding MGMT family protein: MPTINDNNLQRIWILVTLVPPGKVVSYGQLADLAGLPGRARLAGRALKLAPKAHNLPWHRVLNSQGKISLPKGSDGYQEQVKRLQEEGVVVLSGKVKLAEFQWQPDLGELLALPF; this comes from the coding sequence ATGCCGACTATCAATGATAACAACTTGCAACGCATTTGGATCCTGGTGACGCTCGTTCCACCGGGTAAAGTGGTGAGCTATGGTCAGCTAGCAGATTTAGCAGGATTGCCTGGTCGCGCGAGGTTGGCTGGTAGAGCCTTAAAACTGGCACCCAAAGCGCACAATTTACCTTGGCATCGCGTGTTAAATAGTCAGGGTAAAATATCCCTCCCCAAAGGCTCTGATGGTTATCAAGAACAGGTTAAACGATTGCAGGAAGAGGGCGTTGTCGTGCTTAGCGGTAAAGTTAAGCTAGCCGAATTTCAATGGCAACCGGATCTCGGTGAGTTATTAGCACTTCCGTTTTAA
- a CDS encoding FG-GAP repeat domain-containing protein has translation MMKVLDTGKLLVAGSAMAIAGGAQAESISLKSQTISAPFSISQDPIRGNFLPNPGKEIILIGENDGQGQLAIFAVDERSGEYELFRHLPIDSQFFSFDTDAQLKLQQGVAAADKSALNRLYFLTSDQVVELRPEDASQPYHPKLDVKSIVIKDSSNYLKRANFVKHLNRDNHPDFALTDFKGINLYVSTQANEDKASEDGKAQVSYVNQQIPVTPIVEVFESSVSYTQRKWFLTDMNQDGKVDINWVNDGDLLVHYAKDNAEFSLEPTVVSINSQISGQNWWDTRNADGSNLDQSNLDHKNLERMEDINGDGITDLIVRHSTSSGVLDRSNDYQVYLGQVKNNQVVYSEQPNTVLASDGTVGDIEFVDLNRDARQEVLMSSFDISVSQIIGALLSGSVDQDVLIYVQDSQSGLFKQSISKEVELTFSLSTGKSGAPVVKLADLNGDGYKELILSADEDKLKIYAGVNGDQYIASKAQKFSLPLPKNGVLLSSDDLNLDGKEELLVRYGDEDAEQYHDDLLIVSAK, from the coding sequence ATGATGAAAGTATTGGATACAGGTAAGTTGTTAGTCGCGGGTTCGGCAATGGCGATTGCCGGCGGTGCGCAGGCGGAATCGATAAGTTTGAAATCGCAAACCATATCGGCGCCATTTTCTATTTCTCAGGATCCTATCCGCGGGAATTTTCTACCCAACCCCGGCAAAGAAATTATTTTAATTGGTGAAAATGACGGGCAAGGACAATTGGCGATTTTTGCCGTCGATGAACGCTCTGGCGAATATGAGCTTTTTCGCCACCTACCCATAGATAGTCAATTCTTTTCTTTTGATACCGATGCGCAATTAAAACTTCAGCAAGGCGTTGCAGCAGCGGATAAATCGGCTCTCAACCGCCTGTACTTTTTAACCTCTGATCAAGTTGTTGAATTACGTCCTGAAGACGCTTCTCAACCTTATCACCCAAAACTTGATGTCAAATCCATCGTCATTAAGGATTCATCGAACTATTTAAAACGCGCTAATTTCGTTAAGCACCTGAATCGGGATAATCATCCGGATTTTGCACTGACCGATTTTAAAGGCATCAATTTATACGTTTCCACTCAAGCAAATGAGGACAAGGCAAGCGAGGACGGCAAAGCCCAAGTGTCATACGTTAATCAGCAAATCCCAGTTACGCCGATTGTTGAAGTTTTTGAAAGTAGCGTTAGCTATACCCAGAGAAAGTGGTTTTTGACCGACATGAACCAGGATGGCAAGGTAGATATTAACTGGGTTAATGATGGCGACTTGTTGGTTCATTACGCCAAAGATAACGCTGAATTTTCTCTGGAGCCAACTGTGGTTTCGATCAATTCGCAGATCTCCGGGCAAAACTGGTGGGATACCCGTAATGCTGATGGCTCGAATCTGGATCAAAGTAACCTGGATCACAAAAACCTTGAGCGCATGGAAGATATCAACGGCGATGGTATCACCGACCTGATAGTTCGCCATAGCACCAGCTCAGGCGTTCTTGATAGAAGCAACGATTACCAGGTGTATTTGGGGCAGGTAAAGAATAACCAGGTTGTTTATTCCGAGCAGCCGAATACGGTTCTGGCAAGCGACGGAACCGTGGGTGATATCGAATTTGTCGATTTAAATCGTGACGCGCGTCAGGAAGTTTTAATGTCTTCCTTTGATATATCTGTATCCCAGATCATCGGTGCTTTACTCAGCGGTAGTGTCGATCAGGATGTGCTGATTTATGTTCAGGACAGTCAGTCAGGCTTGTTCAAGCAAAGCATTAGTAAGGAAGTCGAACTTACCTTTAGTTTATCTACCGGAAAGAGCGGCGCCCCTGTGGTGAAGCTTGCGGACCTTAATGGTGATGGCTACAAAGAACTGATCCTCAGCGCTGATGAGGATAAGTTGAAAATCTACGCTGGCGTCAATGGTGATCAATACATTGCCAGTAAAGCGCAGAAGTTTTCTCTACCATTGCCAAAAAATGGCGTTTTGTTAAGCTCAGATGATTTGAACCTGGATGGCAAAGAAGAGTTACTCGTCCGTTATGGCGATGAGGACGCTGAGCAATATCATGACGACTTGCTGATTGTTAGTGCGAAATAG
- a CDS encoding SDR family oxidoreductase, producing the protein MLKSNANTIVITGANRGIGLAMTGIFAHRNNRVFAVCRKPSAELMKLSNEYDVEIIQDIDVANEDDVMVLKERLSEIDIDLLINNAGILRDESLQDFNPKQIEQQFRVNALAPLMICQALQANLSEGSKIALITSRMGSIADNTSGGRYGYRMSKAALNIAGMSLAKDLYTKGIAVGIYHPGYVQTDMVNGRGDISAEVAAERLVGLMDELNLEGSGVFRHSNGEVLPW; encoded by the coding sequence ATGTTGAAATCAAATGCGAACACAATCGTTATCACAGGGGCAAATCGAGGGATCGGATTAGCGATGACGGGTATTTTTGCGCATCGCAATAATCGTGTTTTTGCGGTTTGTAGAAAGCCATCGGCAGAACTTATGAAACTGAGCAATGAATACGATGTTGAGATAATTCAAGATATTGATGTTGCTAACGAAGACGATGTGATGGTACTTAAAGAGCGTTTATCTGAAATTGATATTGATCTGTTGATCAACAATGCCGGTATTTTAAGAGACGAGTCGTTGCAAGACTTTAACCCTAAGCAAATTGAACAACAGTTTCGGGTAAATGCATTAGCGCCATTGATGATTTGTCAGGCATTGCAGGCAAATTTAAGCGAAGGAAGCAAGATAGCTCTTATTACTTCAAGAATGGGCTCTATCGCCGATAACACATCCGGTGGACGTTATGGATACCGAATGTCAAAGGCGGCTTTGAATATTGCCGGCATGTCTTTAGCAAAAGACTTATATACTAAAGGTATAGCGGTTGGTATCTATCATCCTGGATATGTGCAGACGGATATGGTCAACGGGCGCGGTGATATTTCTGCTGAGGTCGCCGCCGAGCGGTTGGTCGGTCTGATGGATGAGCTAAACCTAGAAGGCAGCGGAGTATTCAGACACTCCAATGGAGAAGTTTTACCCTGGTAG
- a CDS encoding glutamate synthase-related protein, with product MTKPVIANIVPAKVSLTTEKDVYFCACGLSANQPYCDGSHASTDITPIKVGVDKDKTAYLCQCKQSSNLPFCDGTHKQYSDDDIGKPAKSEGTDISSSLTSLDASEQKQPKAKPTPEEPTVAYIHELAKHGLTKTGHHGPMVAMGVPKSQLPKWDDIQIMVAQLAKKPLLDDANVETELVIGKQAKKPLRLSIPLFVSDMSFGSLSENAKVALAKGAQLAETGICSGEGGMLPDEQRNNDRYFYEYASAGFGYDEEKLKKVQAFHFKGGQAAKTGTGGHLPADKNTESIARVRGIEAGTDAISPATFKDLHTVDDFKAFANHVREITGGIPIGFKLSANHIEADIKFAVEASADYIILDGRGGGTGAAPALFRDHISVPTIPALARARHILDKIGASDKVTLIVTGGLRTPSDFVKALALGADGIALANSAMQAIGCVGARMCNLNNCPAGIATQDPELTKRLDVETGAEQLARFFTASTELMKIMARACGHNHLNQFNKYDIASWNKELSELAGIEYGGVKLTRM from the coding sequence ATGACCAAACCTGTTATCGCCAATATTGTCCCTGCTAAAGTTTCATTAACCACGGAAAAAGACGTGTATTTTTGCGCTTGTGGTTTATCGGCGAACCAACCATATTGCGATGGTTCCCACGCATCGACAGATATTACGCCGATAAAGGTGGGGGTCGATAAAGATAAAACCGCTTATCTATGCCAGTGCAAACAATCGTCAAACCTGCCTTTCTGCGACGGCACTCATAAACAATATAGTGACGATGACATAGGCAAACCTGCAAAGTCTGAGGGCACTGATATCAGTAGTTCACTCACTTCCCTTGATGCTTCTGAACAAAAACAACCCAAAGCGAAACCCACCCCAGAAGAGCCTACGGTTGCTTATATTCATGAGTTAGCTAAGCATGGCTTAACCAAAACCGGCCACCACGGGCCTATGGTGGCCATGGGGGTTCCAAAATCGCAATTACCGAAGTGGGATGATATACAAATCATGGTTGCCCAGCTTGCGAAAAAGCCTTTGCTTGATGATGCCAATGTAGAGACCGAACTGGTTATCGGCAAACAGGCAAAAAAACCACTGCGCTTGTCCATTCCGCTATTCGTGTCAGATATGAGTTTTGGTTCTCTATCGGAAAATGCCAAAGTTGCGCTAGCTAAAGGCGCACAGCTTGCTGAAACCGGAATATGCTCTGGCGAGGGCGGCATGCTGCCGGACGAACAAAGAAATAATGACCGATACTTCTACGAATATGCCAGTGCGGGTTTTGGCTACGATGAAGAAAAACTTAAGAAGGTCCAGGCATTTCACTTTAAGGGTGGCCAGGCAGCGAAAACCGGTACCGGTGGCCACTTACCCGCGGACAAAAATACCGAATCAATTGCCCGTGTTCGTGGTATCGAAGCGGGCACCGATGCCATATCGCCGGCAACGTTTAAAGATTTACACACCGTCGATGATTTTAAAGCCTTTGCCAACCACGTTAGGGAAATTACTGGTGGCATCCCCATTGGTTTCAAATTAAGTGCCAACCATATCGAAGCCGATATTAAGTTTGCTGTCGAAGCCAGCGCCGATTACATCATTCTGGATGGCCGGGGTGGTGGTACCGGCGCGGCACCGGCACTGTTTAGAGACCATATCAGTGTACCGACGATCCCGGCATTAGCCAGAGCCAGACACATACTCGATAAAATTGGCGCCAGTGACAAAGTCACCCTAATTGTTACCGGTGGGCTGCGCACCCCCAGTGATTTTGTAAAAGCCCTGGCACTGGGCGCCGATGGTATTGCCCTGGCAAATTCTGCGATGCAGGCAATTGGCTGTGTAGGTGCCAGAATGTGCAACCTGAATAACTGTCCCGCAGGTATTGCCACCCAAGATCCAGAACTCACCAAACGCCTAGATGTTGAAACTGGAGCCGAACAACTCGCCCGATTTTTCACGGCATCCACTGAGCTTATGAAAATCATGGCGCGGGCTTGCGGTCACAATCACCTTAATCAGTTTAATAAGTACGATATTGCCAGCTGGAACAAAGAACTGTCTGAGTTGGCTGGAATTGAGTATGGAGGCGTAAAATTGACAAGAATGTGA